In Trichlorobacter lovleyi, the DNA window AAATGCCCGAAGTAAGCGCGGCAAACACCAGCAGCAGGAAGAACAGGATGGCAATCAGGGTACCGCCCGGCATCTGGCTGAACAGGATCGGCAGGGTCTTGAACACCAGACCGGGCCCTGCCGCAGGGGCCATGCCGTAGCTGAAGACGATCGGAAAGATGGCCAGCCCGGACAGCAGTGCCACCAAGGTGTCCATAATTGATACCGTAATGGCCACCTTGGGAATACTGATCTCTTCATCCGCATAGCTGCCGTAGGTCAGCATCGCCCCCATGGCCAGACTGAGGCTGAAGAAGGCGTGGCCCAGCGCCTCCAGCATGGCAGGCGGGTCCAGCCTGGACCAGTCTGCTGCAAACAGAAACCGGAACGCCTTGGCCCCCCCCGCTGAAAAGAGGCCATGGGCGGCCAGGGCCACCAGGATCAGAAACAGGACCGGCATCATGATCTTGTTGGCCCGCTCCAGGCCGCTCTTGACGCCACCGATCACGATCAGTACGTTGGCAGCAACAAACAGGGCCTGCCAGAACAGCTGGCTGAAATCGCTTGCCAGCAGACGGTCAAAAAGCTGCGGCACCTGATCGGCATACTGCGGTGTGAAGGTCCCTTTAAGCGCCAGCCAGAGGTAGTCCACGGCCCAGCCGGCCACCACGCCATAGTAGGAGAGGATCGAAAACGCAGCAACCACCCCCATCCAGCCCACCAGTGTCCAGCCGCCCCCTTTCAGCCGTTTAAAGGCCCCCACCGGGTCTTTGCGGGTATGCCGGCCGATCACCATCTCGGCCACCATCAGCGGGACACCGATGCTCAGGATGCAGAACAGGTAGAACAGGACAAAGGCGCCACCGCCGTGCATGCCGGTGACATAGGGGAACTTCCAGATGTTGCCCAGGCCGACGGCAGAGCCGGCTGCAGCCATGATAAAGCCCAGCCGGCTGGACCAGCGGCCGCGGAAATGCTGTGGAGGCTGTGGTTGATGACTCATGGGACACCTCAGGATAAGATGGGAAACAACGGCGATGCTACCAGATGTACTCTTTGGCAAAGGCCCGTTTATCATGCCCGGAAAGCACATGCAACACCCGCAACTGCTTCAGCCGCACCGGCGAGAGTGACCCCAGCGGGATATAGACAATGGTCCGGCCGATCCTGGCGGCATGCTGTTTAAAGCTGCTGCGTGGCGGCTTTGCCGCAACATAGACCACATTCCGTTCCGTTGAGTAATCCAGCGCAGCCAGCAGCAGTATCTCGGCCCTGCTATCGGCAAAACGGTAGTCGGGGTCGCTCCAGACCTCCCGCAGGCGGCGGGGTGGATAGGAGAGCATGAAGCCACCGTATTCACAGCGGCAGATCCCCGGCCCCACCACATTTGCTGCCGGGTCAGTGGCATAGAAGGCCATATCCGACTCCTGCTCATGTTCACCGAGCCAGGTGGTCTGGTAGGGGTACTCGCCACGTCTGCCTTCACTGAAGATCATGACCACACTGCCGACGCCCCCCTTGGCCCTGACCTGCTGCCGTACGTAGATAGCCCCTTCATGCATGTTCCGCAAGGTCTCACGCATGTCAATGCCGTCAAGCAGCGAGGTGGAGAACTTTTCGCTGCGGGACTGTTCCTCCGACAGCTGCAGGCTCCCCTTTTGTTTGAGAAAGTTGCCGAAGTTCTCAATGGCAAGGTCTTCAGGGGGGTAGGAACAGATCGAAGGATTATCAAACCCCTCCAGCCATTCTCCGGGGCGTTTCTCCCGCTTGCGCTGCATCAAGCGCAGGCCGGAAA includes these proteins:
- a CDS encoding sodium-dependent transporter, with product MSHQPQPPQHFRGRWSSRLGFIMAAAGSAVGLGNIWKFPYVTGMHGGGAFVLFYLFCILSIGVPLMVAEMVIGRHTRKDPVGAFKRLKGGGWTLVGWMGVVAAFSILSYYGVVAGWAVDYLWLALKGTFTPQYADQVPQLFDRLLASDFSQLFWQALFVAANVLIVIGGVKSGLERANKIMMPVLFLILVALAAHGLFSAGGAKAFRFLFAADWSRLDPPAMLEALGHAFFSLSLAMGAMLTYGSYADEEISIPKVAITVSIMDTLVALLSGLAIFPIVFSYGMAPAAGPGLVFKTLPILFSQMPGGTLIAILFFLLLVFAALTSGISLLEVVVAYYCDEQKWDRTRATLLMGLAIFALGVPSAFSNNLLKEWHVIGDRNFLDSIDFLASNYLLPLGGLLITLFAGWVLIPRIGRDELLKGGGSRAFYHVWYFLIRYVSPVLVALVLLNKVGLF